In Toxoplasma gondii ME49 chromosome VIII, whole genome shotgun sequence, a single genomic region encodes these proteins:
- a CDS encoding hypothetical protein (encoded by transcript TGME49_272000), whose protein sequence is MKRYGQLSDVLDMLAESMSIYEALRASESIAFASRESRAGSCKSAPALQRNSKKTEEDSSRPRVSDAVSHETRGSRRRQTDGQEKAERAPRKEKHSRNGEGRHKQKKGESRVERTDKNQRRSGEPPRSEERRTREVSRKRENGEEETWVASWFEEDGGNDTLFFPLEKDMADWGREAQKLHSDRGEKPRRRESEGDTDWPSVTPSKDRGDRAAAITADWAPASWGEAAESASDALEETPRERDKRRSRDAERPSEKPARKGEKNGERRRERSGERKLARNDEEDSWGSRANHGEERLSSRESFPTARDEGCARRGDSYKDERRFRVSFSSVSSRSDLEESFQESPLDEDSWDVHVMVHRALFLPVSSSGSYVVVASLLTNSGDRRQTLQHSGGRASAGCLARAVSAPRSSNSSGECVWEETLVLSLGSSFFSGKRETLMHALREASLRFEISEPVSLAPLATALEPVALPPLVRGARRHGSVSLRSSRGGNGGSLSFSLCLEKGRAQVEDGGRREKLRRKDKRERDAEASLFFDAGLAAEGLASERSDFRDPDRERERRLQSSRDVAQWPPTLGTSVWNEGTPGPNGGFADPSAQDPSAYFSGAASHPVLSVGSPVPNGGSPVPCVGSLTPGGGSSSGLEAQNAQLSQQSQQLQNLLLASQQREQSLHAQLQASQGYMQQVLQVLSATQVALKQREGEGEKARASALALEETQRELRELREQLRARTEEERGEASEKATLKRTVETQKVELEKMKTKLSEQSDLLRDARERLAVQRRRCARLRDDLVEADELTEAVKTQLSLSQSQEQEQQRQILALAYCLGIQREGEGLLEAVEGSRGALAPLRSSAPGLLGRRDDEAVPQKDGTGSRALALRDGPRLSPSFQLSARLRERQRGDTCRVDACGFLIRECGAFTAEDQAGFPGVSPRPVAARRGLRGLGRTREGRLGAQRARRACARSPSAEATSESAGETRGRRGSTEESEEETDGDREDQLESTVVEDWRLTPTVLLALRQRQVSPREVQSVSSALWSRLPHSLSQAPFLSLPLQPSPCSLLQQQVLTALFQQALLGQKREPSAYLLYETDALQVFWSAHFLAPSRCSLPLSSSSLASALCAASVSLAQLASRAFATHSRAGDSPDAALVAAARAWEKDTVYEQRTGERRYGESGPCQAASGCLFALSLRASAGQALEVAELRLERQVFGSQGAFTSLDGGGIEQATLLPRQSPVTLFGSTLVAGPFRQPPIVRLSYLLPDSVKREIRLRLPLPPAAFCWPRRMRPHAFVRDWNSLSSSSTSLICDKLKPSFFSPAAHLDLARSPHTSLLRACTLSDSFVSLPGLDRRFSRNVVAAGFFPVSAPSRRLFRACSFAKHPSEEQLHAPWDSAPDVSDTVSDLSDQASDDTAVSFSSPSFRPRKGADAGASRVAVRAARRSRSREGDMPSLRPVLPCLLRVELLSVSAAVAAGVLPALPAASGPTSQIWTSSRGRTASSLARLTAQPVSSAAAACARIEVRCPDEEVRQSVVETLAEVLMDDELLASLSSLVPALEAPVTL, encoded by the exons cgcgagaacggagaagaagagacttgGGTCGCGTCGTGGttcgaagaagacggtggCAACGAcaccctcttcttcccgctgGAGAAAGATATGGCCGACTGGGGTCGGGAGGCTCAAAAGCTCCACAGCGACCGCGGAGAGAAGCCcaggcggcgagagagcgaaggagacacagactg GCCCAGCGTCACGCCCTCGAAAgaccgcggagacagggccGCGGCCATCACTGCCGACTGGGCGCCCGCCTCGTGGGGCGAGGCTGCGGAGTCGGCCTCCGACGCgctggaggagacgccgagagagagagacaagagacggTCGAGGGACGCAGAAAGACCTTCCGAAAAACCTgcaaggaagggagagaagaacggagaaaggaggcgagaaagaagtggagaaaggaagttGGCGAggaacgacgaggaagacagttGGGGTTCGAGGGCAAATCACGGCGAGGAAAGATTGTCTTCTCGCGAGAGCTTTCCAACGGCGCGAGACGAAGGGTGTGCGCGTCGCGGCGACAGTTacaaagacgagaggcgcTTTCgggtctccttctcctccgtttcttctcgcagcgACCTCGAAGAGAGTTTTCAAGAGTCCCCACTGGACGAGGACTCATGGGATGTGCATGTCATGGTTCATcgtgctctctttctcccagTTTCGTCTTCGGGGAGCTATGTCGTCGTCGCGAGTCTCCTGACcaacagcggagacaggcggcaAACCTTGCAACACAGTGGCGGCCGGGCTTCGGCTGGCTGTCTCGCGCGAGCGGTGTCGGCGCCGCGGTCGAGCAACAGCAGCGGGGAGTGCGTTTGGGAGGAAACTCTCGTGCTTTCTCTGgggtcttcttttttttctgggaAACGCGAAACATTGATGCACGCGTTGCGCGAGGCGTCGCTCCGCTTTGAGATCTCGGagcctgtctccctcgcccctCTCGCCACGGCTCTCGAGCCTGTTGCCCTGCCCCCGCTAGTCCGCGGCGCCCGTCGCCACGgctcggtgtctctgcggtCGAGCCGCGGCGGCAACGGCGgcagtctctctttttcgctgtgTCTGGAGAAAGGGCGCGCGCAGGTCGAggacggcgggaggcgcgagaaacTCCGGAGAAAGGACAAGCGGGAGCGAGACGCCGAggcgagtctcttcttcgacgcgGGCCTCGCCGCCGAGGGACTCGCGTCGGAACGAAGCGACTTCCGAGACCCcgacagagaacgcgagcgaCGTCTACAGAGCTCGAGAGATGTCGCCCAATGGCCTCCGACTCTAGGGACCTCAGTGTGGAACGAGGGGACGCCAGGACCGAACGGAGGCTTCGCAGATCCCAGCGCCCAAGACCCATCCGCGTATTTTTCAGGAGCCGCGAGCCATCCTGTCCTCAGTGTGGGGTCTCCCGTCCCCAACGGGGGGTCTCCGGTCCCCTGTGTGGGGTCTCTGACCCCCGGAGGGGGGTCTTCTTCAGGCCTGGAGGCCCAGAACGCGCAGCTTTCTCAGCAGAGTCAGCAGCTCCAGAACCTGTTGCTCGCTAGCCAGCAGCGCGAGCagagtctgcatgcacagttgCAGGCCTCCCAGGGGTACATGCAGCAGGTATTGCAGGTCTTGAGCGCGACTCAGGTGGCTCTGAAGcagcgcgaaggcgagggcgagaaggcTCGGGCCTCGGCTCTCGCcctggaggagacacagcgcGAACTGAGGGAGCTGCGAGAGCAACTGAGGGCGCggacggaagaagagcggggcgaggcgagcgagaaggcgacgctgAAGCGGACTGTGGAGACCcagaaagtggagctcgagaagatgaagacgaagctGTCGGAGCAGAGCGACCTTCTCCGCGACGCCCGCGAGAGGCTCGCCGTCCAGCGACGCAGATGTGCCAGGTTACGAGACGATCTCGTCGAGGCAGACGAGCTCACCGAGGCTGTGAAGACCCAACTGTCTCTGTCCCAGTCTCAAGAgcaggagcagcagagacaaatcctcgctctcgcctaCTGTCTGGGGATCCAGCGGGAAGGTGAAGGCCTCCTGGAGGCCGTGGAGGGATCTCGAGGGGCTCTAGCTCCGTTGCGGAGCTCTGCACCCGGCCTTCTCGGACGGCGAGACGACGAGGCCGTTCCGCAGAAGGATGGCACCGGGAGTCGCGCCCTCGCTCTCAGAGATGGCCCTCGactctcgccttcgtttcaGCTGTCGGCGCGTCTgcgcgagagacaacgaGGAGATACATGCCGggtcgacgcatgcggaTTCTTGATTCGCGAGTGTGGAGCATTCACCGCAGAAGACCAAGCCGGCTTCCCCGGAGTGTCTCCAAGACCGGTGGCTGCGCGCCGCGGCCTACGTGGGCTCGGACGGACCCGCGAAGGCCGGCTTGGAGCCCAACGCGCCCGTCGGGCGTGTGCCAGGAGCCCGAGCGCAGAAGCGACGTCGGAGAGTGCAGGCGAGacgcgcgggagaagaggctcgacagaagagagcgaagaagagacagatggagacagagaggaccaGCTCGAGTCCACAGTCGTCGAGGACTGGAGACTGACACCGACAG tgcttctcgctcttcggcaGAGGCAGGTTAGTCCGCGAGAGGTGCAGTCCGTCTCGTCTGCGCTCTGGAGTCGGCTCCCccattctctctcgcaggcgccgttcctctctctccctctccaaCCTTCcccctgttctctcctgcAACAGCAGGTGCTCACGGCGCTCTTTCAGCAGGCTCTGTTGgggcaaaagagagagccCAGCGCGTATCTTCTCTATGAAACAGACGCTCTCCAG GTTTTCTGGTCAGCGCATTTCCTCGCTCCGAGTCGCTGCTCGCttccactctcttcttcctccctcgcgtctgctctctgcgccgcctcggtgtctctcgccCAACTCGCCAGTCGCGCTTTCGCGACCCACAGTCGCGCCGGCGACTCGCCGGACGCCGCCTTGGTCGCCGCGGCGCGGGCCTGGGAGAAGGACACAGTCTACGAacagagaactggagaaaggagaTACGGCGAGAGCGGTCCTTGTCAAGCAGCCTCTGGTTGCCTCTTCGCCTTGAGCTTGAGAGCCTCAGCAGGACAAGCGTTGGAAGTCGCTGAACTTCGTCTCGAGCGACAAGTCTTTGGAAGCC AAGGTGCATTCACCAGCCTCGATGGCGGTGGCATAGAACAGGCGACCCTCTTACCCCGACAGTCTCCTGTGACTCTCTTCGGTTCTACCTTAGTCGCTGGGCCTTTCCGCCAGCCGCCCATTGTTCGTCTGTCTTATTT GCTGCCCGACTCGGTGAAGCGCGAGAttcgcctccgtcttcctctgcctcctgccGCCTTCTGCTGGCCTCGGCGCATGCGCCCCCATGCCTTCGTGCGAGACTGGAATTCCCTCAGTTCCTCAAGCACCAGC CTGATCTGCGACAAGCTGAAgccttcgttcttctcccctgcTGCACATCTCGACCTCGCGCGGTCTCCACATACCTCTCTGCTGCGTGCGTGTACTCTCTCCGactccttcgtctcgcttcctgGCCTCGATCGCCGGTTCAGCCGGAACGTTGTGGCCGCCGGattcttccctgtctctgcgccttctcggcgtctcttccGGGCATGCAGCTTTGCAAAACACCCCTCAGAAgagcaactgcatgcgccctgGGACTCCGCACCCGACGTCTCCGACACCGTCTCAGACCTCTCGGACCAGGCCTCAGACGAtacagctgtctccttctcctcgccttcgttccGTCCCCGCAAGGGGGCAGACGCTGGGGCTTCGCGCGTGGCGGTGCGCGCAGCGCGTCGGTCGCGGTCGCGGGAAGGAGACATGCCGTCTTTGAGGCCtgttcttccctgtctccttcgagtCGAGCTCCtcagtgtctctgcagccgtCGCCGCCGGCGTGCTACCCGCGTTGCCCGCTGCGTCGGGCCCAACTAGCCAAATCTGGACGAGCTCGCGAGGTCGGACGGCCTCGAGCTTGGCGCGCTTGACGGCACAGCCTGTCTCGAGCGcggcggctgcatgcgcccggATCGAGGTCAGGTGCCCCGACGAAGAAGTCCGCCAGAGTGTGGTTGAGACTCTCGCAGAGGTCCTCATGGACGACGAACTGCTGGCGAGTCTTTCTTCACTCGTTCCTGCTCTCGAGGCGCCTGTGACCTTGTGA
- a CDS encoding hypothetical protein (encoded by transcript TGME49_271990), producing MDSSSRPSINTDSPVISTAVGRSPSGQMAEEIDLGDFGSDCGSPGRRQSLVVIPLDEEDWPHSSLDDPLRAAERPPSEFDANPNSSSPGSARETSRSSSESSIFQSLDSRLTQPTQFAPLQPVSSSVDSPRCSSPPCSRLSCSLASCPPPASLESPSRRSPTCCSALSPPVSSFPRHSAGLGSLPFTGGASQAGGDLEADVVGDSREAVSRSLSPAPPAALGPGLSAQLPAAGSPHAGGWDADTLSDWSVCRRPLGPPAKLFVNAGIPVSFIKGGAWTSSLSSSAPQSAHAICSLPPEDGSGGPGGPVDLRSASLETEADIEVFAHRRFYLNAATVRAAAQADAALHAARTSRQPCAASGSEEAVGAQRRPEAGTETGLPEPVPRPCVDGEEAYASTASERRASSVLMRRARGAEAEGALSEKGGDTDVCATGDASSLETSGPPQAPQAASERTTGSGRRMLWFWGQSRQRTAESQETQHSASSSSAAGVARLLFGSGRRSEEDLAVRTGEGTACGLSEPSRAHPLNQSGGRQLGRSGRDSTELERLLDSENEAALRCRELQESLHREDLEAMLKNVQRVKNFLVVKLRECEAALLATARERNDLEESLRQLGHSLQEKEDQREEVVRLLRRENEQQKVELETLRAEVESLEERRHRLETEVLQLRDEGTLLRAEIHDRVAAGTLATENLQGTVQQLKNEKRVLVREVVSLRRSLAESRQDLANALARVDELEAFAPQPLSSLAADLSSSGKKPRRSTSAGSGRSSAAAREKSTLGHEGASRSAETRDQSPSDCGAPTGFRACEKKLGLSAPFSATFSHGRRASSAGKPLSESSPSRPRPATPETGDSERASETRSRPKRSEPSHVAARSEKTRERRRGWTRPEHVAGRVGGALAAGVSCVLQQLENVLTVEETLIVDASGVYTEDGVCIESLPDSVASMAPGLRASCRPSASSGLFQKQIDADDEEQRRGDVSLQSRSSFEKAERESRDKAADATAKQRPKSDDSRKAVNSGFPPCFAAKNMHALHTKEGRTRVTEGNSPEGSEEEPRKEKRFYSGPDAKESSEEFEQQGKNACAAGDLVVVLSGSEEATEAGTRECLQRNGDRVLLPTHSLWPKRARKQSGETVGGTMREAVCSVWQAAQDVLAEKTHQFLQPAGSVHSANVCLDPSSDTAEESPVSDTFSESRNAQKSPPTSMSSCPRLCSSACSSSPPSLSTFLLKTVKGAQAQGPSSSPASHASSPWKSLLQRHREARGMPLFGSTPYPSAGGGVAKPAFSETGASVGGRQVSRRQEKEMKSVSVRTRRRQRTREREPEEAESERQRESAGVSGESAGVSGESAGVSGESAGEGRARRARDRKGIGNSVQALCLAQEDAESAKEERERPRMSTRVEGGNMAEEVEEDVPSFGVAEEDRNNAEGVKGDTTHWRTSGARKRGEDDRDEEEATAKGEEESDGGGERAERETEETPEEAREQEKQNEREASLGERGEEGRDEDEKKTEEGEKTDKDSKAVEEGKERLG from the exons ATGGACTCCTCGTCAAGACCCTCCATCAACACAGACTCACCAGTGATCTCGACTGCTGTGGGGCGAAGCCCCTCGGGGCAAATGGCTGAAGAGATTGATCTGGGGGACTTCGGGAGCGACTGTGGAAGCCCAGGTCGGAGACAGTCGCTTGTTGTCATTCCCCTTGATGAAGAAGATTGGCCCCATTCAAGTCTTGACGATCCGCTGCGAGCGGCGGAGCGTCCTCCGAGTGAATTTGACGCGAATCCgaactcttcctctcccggGTCGGCTCGGGAAACATCGCGCTCATCTTCTGAATCCTCGATTTTCCAGTCTCTCGATTCGAGGCTCACCCAGCCGACCCAATTTGCTCCTCTAcagcctgtctcttcttctgtcgactCTCCCCGTTGTTCTTCCCCTCCGtgttctcgcctttcttgtTCGCTCGCTTCTTGTCCTCCCCCGGCTTCTCTGGAATCTCCGTCTCGTCGTTCGCCCACTTGCTGCTCTGCCCTTTCGCCGCCagtctcctccttccccaGGCACTCTGCCGGTTTGGGTTCGCTGCCTTTCACGGGCGGAGCGTCACAGGCTGGCGGAGACCTCGAAGCCGATGTAGTCGGAGACTCAAGAGAGGCGGTTTCGCGCTCCTTGTCGCCAGCGCCTCCGGCCGCGCTCGGCCCTGGTCTCTCTGCTCAACTGCCTGCCGCTGGAAGTCCTCACGCAGGCGGCTGGGACGCAGACACTCTGAGTGACTGGTCTGTGTGTCGGCGGCCTCTGGGACCTCCAGCGAAGCTGTTCGTCAACGCGGGgattcctgtctccttcatcAAGGGGGGCGCTTGgacctcttcgctctcgtcctctgcgcCGCAGTCTGCGCATGCGATTTGCTCGCTTCCGCCGGAGGACGGCAGCGGAGGGCCAGGAGGTCCCGTGGACCTGCGGTCCGCCAGTTTGGAGACGGAGGCGGACATCGAGGTCTTTGCCCACCGGCGCTTCTATCTGAATGCAGCGACAGTGCGCGCTGCGGCGCAGGCCGATGCGGCTTTGCATGCGGCGCGAACGAGCCGGCAGCCCTGCGCCGCGAGTGGTTCCGAGGAGGCAGTTGGAGCCCAACGGCGTCCCGAAGCCGGGACTGAGACAGGCCTGCCAGAGCCGGTGCCAAGGCCATGTGTGGACGGAGAGGAGGCCTACGCAAGCACTGCGAGTGAGAGGCGAGCGTCGTCTGTCCTCATGAGAAGAGCTCGAGGGGCAGAAGCCGAGGGAGCGCTgagcgagaagggaggagacacggaCGTCTGCGCAACCGGAGACGCCAGCAGCCTCGAGACCTCAGGACCGCCGCAGGCGCCTCAAGCTGCCTCTGAGAGAACAACTGGGTCCGGAAGGCGCATGCTTTGGTTTTGGGGTCAGAGCAGACAACGCACTGCGGAGAGTCAGGAAACTCAGCATTCGGCGTCGAGTAGCAGTGCGGCCGGCGTAGCGAGACTGCTGTTCGGGAGTGGAAGACGAAGTGAAGAGGATCTGGCAGTCCGAACGGGAGAAGGGACCGCATGCGGCCTCTCTGAGCCGAGTCGAGCCCACCCGCTGAACCAGAGTGGCGGCCGCCAGCTTgggagaagtggaagagacagTACGGAGCTCGAAAGACTGCTGGACTCGGAGAACGAGGCGGCCCTTCGTTGTCGGGAACTCCAAGAGTCTCTTCACCGGGAGGATTTGGAGGCGATGCTGAAGAATGTCCAGCGG GTGAAAAACTTTCTGGTGGTGAAGTTGCGCGAGTGTGAGGCAGCTCTGTTGGCGACggcaagagagcgaaacgacCTGGAAGAGAGTCTGCGACAGCTGGGTCACAGCTtgcaagagaaggaggaccAGCGCGAAGAAGTCGTCCGTCTCTTgcggcgagaaaacgaacaacAAAAG GTGGAACTGGAGACTCTGCGAGCAGAAGTGGAGAGCCtagaggagagacgccacCGCCTCGAGACCGAGGTTTTGCAGCTGCGAGATGAGGGCACCCTGCTGCGCGCAGAAATCCAC GACCGAGTCGCTGCGGGTACACTTGCGACGGAGAACCTTCAGGGAACGGTGCAACAGctgaagaacgagaaacga GTCCTCGTCCGGGaagttgtctctcttcgacgcTCCCTGGCGGAGTCGCGGCAAGACCTCGCCAATGCTTTGGCGCGCGTCGATGAACTCGAAGCGTTTGCccctcagcctctgtcttctctaGCGGCTgacctttcttcctctggaaAGAAGCCGCGACGCTCGACTTCAGCAGGGAGTGGGCGGAGCAGCGCCGCGGCGCGTGAGAAGTCGACCTTGGGCCATGAGGGCGCCTCGAGGAGCGCCGAGACGCGAGACCAGTCTCCGTCGGACTGTGGCGCGCCCACAGGCTTCAGAgcctgcgagaaaaaactcgGTCTTTCTGCTCCGTTTTCGGCAACGTTCTCACATGGGCGTCGAGCGTCCTCTGCCGGAAAACCGCTGTCGGagtcctctccttcgcgtccGCGGCCCGCGAcgccggagacaggagacagcgagagggcCTCAGAGACGCGTTCGCGTCCGAAGCGTTCAGAGCCTTCGCATGTGGCGGcaaggagcgagaagacgagagagaggcgccgcggATGGACTCGACCAGAGCATGTAGCAGGCCGAGTTGGAGGCGCTCTCGCTGCAGGCGTTTCCTGCGTTCTGCAGCAGCTCGAGAACGTCTTGACCGTTGAAGAGACGCTGATTGTAGACGCGTCGGGGGTGTACACTGAGGACGGAGTGTGCATTGAATCTCTCCCCGATTCGGTTGCCTCGATGGCGCCGGGACTGCGTGCGAGTTGCCGACCGTCTGCGTCCTCAGGGCTGTTCCAGAAGCAAATCGATGCAGACGAtgaggagcagagacgcggcgaCGTTTCGTTGCAGTCTCGCTCGAGTTTTGAGAAGGCGGAGCGCGAGAGTCGCGACAAAGCTGCGGACGCaacagcgaagcagcgacCAAAGTCAGACGACTCCAGAAAGGCGGTCAACTCCGGCTTTCCCCCATGTTTCGCCGCGAAAAatatgcatgcgctgcaCACAAAGGAGGGGAGAACGCGCGTAACAGAGGGAAACTCTCCAGagggcagcgaagaagaaccacggaaagaaaagaggtTCTACTCCGGTCCGGACGCAaaggagagcagcgaagaatTCGAGCAGCAAGGAAAAAACGCCTGCGCGGCCGGCGAcctcgtcgtcgtcctctccggtagcgaagaagccaccgAAGCAGGGACTCGCGAGTGTCTCcaaagaaatggagacagGGTCCTTCTCCCCACACACTCCCTGTGgccgaagagagcgagaaaacagTCGGGGGAGACCGTGGGCGGGACCATGCGCGAAGCGGTTTGCTCCGTCTGGCAAGCTGCTCAAGACGTCTTGGCGGAGAAGACTCACCAATTTCTTCAACCTGCAGGATCTGTCCATTCCGCGAATGTTTGCCTGGATCCTAGCTCAGACACGGCTGAAGAAAGTCCAGTTTCCGATACGTTCTCCGAGTCCAGAAACGCCCAAAAGAGTCCACCTACATCCATGTCTTCTTGTCCGCGTCTGtgttcttctgcttgttcttcttcgcctccttctctgtcgaccTTTCTCTTGAAGACGGTTAAAGGCGCGCAAGCGCAGGGTCCATCGTCTTCTCCGGCGTCGCATGCGTCCTCGCCGTGGAAATcccttctgcagagacaccgcgaGGCTCGAGGCATGCCGCTCTTCGGCAGTACACCGTACCCTTCAGCGGGCGGAGGGGTGGCGAAGCCGGCCTTTTCGGAGACAGGGGCCAGTGTGGGGGGGAGACAGGTCTCGCGTcggcaggagaaggagatgaaATCTGTCTCCGTGAGGACGAGGCGACGACAGAGGACTCGCGAGCGAGAACCCGAAGAggccgagagcgagagacagagagagagcgccgGAGTCAGTGGAGAGAGCGCCGGAGTCAGTGGAGAGAGCGCCGGAGTCAGTGGAGAGAGCGCcggagaggggagagcacggagagcgagagacagaaaaggaatcGGGAACTCGGTGCAGGCACTGTGTTTGGCACaggaagatgcagagagcgcgaaggaagaacgagagcgaCCGAGAATGTCGACGAGAGTCGAAGGAGGAAACATGGCggaggaagtggaggagGACGTTCCGAGCTTTGGAGTTgcggaggaagacagaaacaacgcAGAAGGAGTCAAGGGAGACACAACTCACTGGCGTACATCAGGCGCTcgcaagagaggagaagacgacagagacgaggaagaagccacagcgaagggagaagaagaaagtgacgGAGGTGGAGAACgggcagagagggagaccgaggaaactccagaggaggcgagagagcaggagaaacagaatgAGAGGGAGGCAAGTCTCGGGGAGAggggcgaagaaggaagagacgaagatgagaagaaaacagaggaaggagagaagacagacaaggACTCAAAGGCAGTTgaggaagggaaagagagactaGGATAA
- a CDS encoding hypothetical protein (encoded by transcript TGME49_271985~Signal peptide predicted by SignalP 2.0 HMM (probability 0.984) with cleavage site probability 0.300 at residue 19), giving the protein MFFACYCWLFLISISSLSTVNLKRSVRAVLEAKPRQPKVGPLLRWLSRVPRDQHCHSSRYFSICCKIEIGHLSVHRTSGIGGAVRSFVGRSSPGVTPCRMGLLLELKVASATRGNSSTVLV; this is encoded by the exons ATGTTTTTCGCTTGCTATTGCTGGCTTTTTTTGATAAGTATCAGCAGTTTATCCACAGTCAACCTAAAACGGAGTGTGAGGGCTGTGTTGGAGGCGAAACCAAGGCAACCCAAGGTGGGGCCGTTGCTGCGTTGGCTGAGTCGTGTTCCCCGAGATCAGCACTGCCATTCCAGCAGGTATTTCAGTATCTGCTGCAAAATCGAGATCGGTCATCTGTCTGTCCACCGAACTAGCGGAATCGGAGGTGCTGTCCGCTCCTTCGTTGGTCGCTCCAGCCCCG GGGTAACGCCTTGCAGAATGGGCCTCCTCCTCGAACTCAAAGTAGCAAGCGCCACGCGTGGAAATTCGTCTACGGTGCTTGTGTAG